The Rickettsia felis URRWXCal2 genome contains the following window.
AACTAAATCTGATTTCTTTTTTGAGGAAAGGTTAGCAAGTACTATTGCGTTTATTAAAAATAATGTTGTAAGTATTATAGTGCTTTTAGTAAGAAAATTACCGACTGTTTTAGCACTGACTACTCCCATATTATTACCGCCGCTTATACTACTAATTCCATCCGATCCGCTACGCTGCATCAGAATAACTATAATTAGCAACACTGCAATAGTAATATGTACAAAAAGAAGAATTTCTATCATATAATAAAATAATCATTACCGTATATGTAAATCATACATTAGTTTTATATTATTTGCAACTTAGCTTTATAAAATAAACGTAATACTATAATAGTATCTGACAGAAACTAGACTAAAACCAGCATATGAATTTTTCAAGAAAGGTTAAAAATTCACAAAGCTTAGGATGTATAGTGGTGCGGGCTAGTGTACGATTTGCTAACCACTGGCACAAAAGAGTCTTCCCGATTAAGTGTGTAAACTTTTCCAAAAGCCTAGATTCTTTCGTCAAATTTTATTAAAAAATGAGCCATAGCCGCATTCCAATTTGGTATGGGCATGGACCATTTTTTGGTCATGTAATCAATTGCCAAATATAAGCTTTTAAAAACAGCATTATCATTTGGAAAAACACGTTTATTTTTTGTGACTTTTCGGAGTTGACTATTAACAGATTCCACAGCATTTGTTGTATAAATTATTTTCCGTATTTCTTCAGGGTATCCTAAGAAAATCATTAAATTATCCCAGTGAACATACCAAGATTTAGCAATTTGAGGATATTGTTTATTCCATTTAGATTCAAAAGCCTCTAAAGCGGAAAGTGCTTCTTTTTCTGTGCTAGTGTATAAATAGGTTTTAAATCACCAGCAAGCTCTTTCCGGTCCTTATATGATACATATCGTAAACTATTTCTAATTTGATGTACAATACATAATTGATGCTCCGTCTTTGGAAAAACAGCACCTATAGCTTCAGACATACCATTAAGGTTATCGCTACATGCTATCAGTATGTCTTGTATACCTCTATTTTTCATCTCAGTAAAATTTCCAAGCCAAAATTTAGCCCCTTCATTCTCACTGATCCATAATCCCAAAATATCTTTCCGCCCTTCTAAATCAATACCTAATGCAACATATACCGATTTATTGATAATCCGTTTATCCTGACGTACTTTTACTATTAAACAATCAAAAAATACTATAGCATATACTGGATCTAATGGACGGCTTTGCCATAGCTTAACATCCTCTATTATATCATCTGTGATTTGGCTAATTAAACTCTCGCTTACATCAGCTCCATATAACTCCTGAAGCTGTAATTTTATATCTGATAAACTCATACCTTTAGCATACAAAGATAGTACTTTATCATCAAAACCATCAAGTCTTCTTTGACGCTTTGCTACTAATGATGGTGCAAAACTGCTATTTCTATCTCTTGGCACTTCAATCTCAACAGCACCATTCTTTGTAATCAGATTCTTTGTGTTATAACCATTACGTGAATTCTGAGCATCACTTTGATTGTACTTGCTATATCCTAAATGATTATTCATCTCAGACTGTAGAGCTCTCTCTACAAGACGCTTGGTTATTTCTTTTAATAAACCATCTTCCCTGAATAATATTGATACATCTGTATCATTATTGATCAATAAATCTATCGCTTGTTCCATTGCAGCATTTTGTTTCTGTGTCATTGTAATTTCTCTTTTTGTTATATTTTCTTTTATACAACCTTTGAGAAATTTACACACTTATTTGGACAGTGCCTATAATTATGATGAAAATCTATTATTTTTATGGAAGCCCATAGGCGGTAATTTACCGGTACTACCTCTTTTTCCTAAAAATGCAATGATGTTTTTCTCAAGTTTTACTTTTCCATTGTTATTCCAGCTTAAACCATCTTCTTTATTGAATATCTTAATATCAAGTAACTTTGCATTCTTAAATTTTTGCAGCGTTACGCCTTGCCCCTTTTTCATTTCCGGTATCTCATCTATATTAAATACCAGTAATTTACGGCTTTCACCGATACAAGCAATACTATCCCCGTTTACAGGTAAACACGCTATACATGTGTGACCATCAGGCACGTTCATAATTTGCTTTCCTGTTTTTGTTTGAGCCATTACTTCATTTGAATTAACCAAAAAGCCTTTACCTATACTACTTGCAAGTAATAAAAGCTGATCAGATTTATGGACTAAAATATTAGTAATATCGTTATTGCCTATATCCACAAGCAGCTTTATAGATTCTCCTGTTCCTTTACCTTTAGAAATATTATCGGCAAGCAAAGTAAAAAACCTACCCTCCGAACTTACTATTAGTATCTTATCAGTCGTGTAAGCTTCTATAATAAACTTCTCTGCGTCCCCTTCTTTATATTTAATAGTCGATAAATCGGTGTTATGACCTTTTAACGAACGCACCCATCCCATTTTTGAGCAAATAATAGTAATCGGTTCTTTAGTAATAAACGCCGTTATATCAACTACCTGATTCGTAAGCGTTACTTCTTCAAAGCTTGTACGTCTAGCTCCTATTACTGTATTTAATCCAAATTTCGTTTGTACTGCTTTTATTTCTTTTTTAACTATTTTCCATAGTTCTTTAGGATTATTTAAAATCTCTTCTAATATAGCTTGTTGCTTCTGCAAGTTACTATGCTCATTAATAATTTCCTGCTCTTCAAGTTTACGAAGTGAGCGAAGGCGGGTATTTAATATCGCTTCTACCTGTATTTCGGTTAGTTTAAACCGCTCCATCATTATCGCTTTCGGCTCATCCTCTTCACGAATAATTTTAATTATCTCATCAAGATTTAAATAAGCTATTCTAAGACCTTCTAGAATTTCTAAACGATGCTTGATTTTGTTTAAAAGATAAGTTGACCTGCGAGTAACAATATTTTGTCTATGAGCTAAAAACTCTTGTAAAACCTCTAAAATATTCATTACTCTCGGTACATTATTACTGCCGATCACATTCATATTTAGCTGAATGCGGCTTTCTAAATTCGTTAGCTTGAATAGAGATTCCATAACTATTTGTGGATCACATCCCCGATCTCTCGGCTCTATAACCAATCTTATAATGTCGGTTGATTCATCCCTAATATTGCTAACAAGCGGGATTTTTTTATCTTTTAGTAATATCGCTATTTGTTCTATAAGTTTTGATTTTTGAACTTGATAAGGTATCTCGGTTACGACTATCTGATATGTACCGTAACTTAGCTCCTCTTTCTCCCATCTGCTTCTCATTCTGAAACTACCACGTCCGGTGCTATACGCAGCATTAATAAGCTCGGCTTTATCAATAATTATGCCGCCGGTCGGAAAATCAGGACCTTTGATGAAATTCATCATGTCGCTAATTTCAGCTTTCGGGTGATCGATTAAATGCACTAAAGCATCACATAACTCATGTAAATTATGCGGCGGTATATTGGTTGCCATACCAACCGCTATCCCTTCAGAGCCGTTAGCTAGTAAGTTTGGGAAACTTGCCGGCATTATTACCGGCTCTAAATCAGAATCATCATAAGTAGGGCGGAAATCTACCGTATCTTTCTCAATATCTACCATTAATAAAGTACATATTTCCGTCATGCGTGATTCGGTATAACGCATAGCTGCTGCATTATCACCGTCGATAGAGCCGAAATTACCCTGCCCGTCAATTAAAGGATAACGAAGCGAAAAATGTTGAGCAAGGCGTACCAAAGTATCATAAACTGCCACATCACCGTGCGGGTGGTATTTACCTATTACGTCACCGACCACCCTTGCACATTTCTTATAACCGGAATTCGGCTCAAGTCTTAGCTGTAGCATTGCGTATAACAACCTACGATGTACAGGCTTAAGTCCATCGCGTACGTCAGGAAGCGAACGTGACATAATCGTTGACAACGCATAAGCAAGATAACGCTCCGATAACGCATTACCAAAGTCAATATTTTCTATTTTAGCTTCTTTCATAAGTTATTTAATTTTTATTTATCGTCATTGCTAGCAGTCGTTGTTGCATGGATCAATTTTCCGTCATTGCGAGAAGAATTACGAAGTAATTCGACGAAGCAATCTCAGGACTTTGGCACGAGATTGCCACGCAGCCTATGGCTGCTCGCAATGACGACTGTGTATCCACGCAACAATGCTCACTAGCAATGCCGGGAATACCCCAAGCGTCTTCATGCTTTACCCAATATTTAGTTTCTTTCAATCGTTTATCTGCAAGTTTTGAAAGTGCGATATCTTCCTCAATTGTGATTTCATCAAAATCTTCTTCATCTATTATCATAAATTATTCCAATTATCTCACTTCAACACACAACTCTGCTTGTTATAAGCTAGTTTTTTACAAACTGCTTTAGCTTGACTAAGACTACCATAATCACCGGCTAAGATTAAATAGAAAAATTTGCCGTCGTCATATTTAACTTTTTTGGTTGTGATAACAACATTTTTAAGAATTTTCGGGAATTTCTTTTTTATTCTTTCCCCTTCTTGCATTGCTTCTGCTTCAGATTTTACCGAACCAAGCTGTATTTTATAACTCTCATTATTTTTACAATTTTTAGCATTACTAACCTTATCCTTACTTCCTTTTTCAAGCTTTATTATATTTAAATCCGTTTCATTTTTGGCGTTATTATTTGGCTCTATTAATGCGATCAGGTTAGATATTTCATCAAAAGATTCATTGCTTTGACTTTGGTTACGAGAATCTATATTCATAGGTTTCTCAGGGTCAGGAAGCAATTTTACGGTTTTAATATTTGTATCTTTAGCAATAAGGTTTTCATATATACTACTATGTACTGCTGCTATTTGGTTATTTTCTATTATAGACGGTTTTATTTTTGTAGGCAGCTCATCAGGATAAATAGTAATTACCGGCTTGCTATTCTGGTAATATTGATAACCAAAATAAATAGCGGATATACATATTAAGCACACTAGAAATATTTTAACAAAAATATTATTGATCATATTTAGTAATTTGATAATAAAAAAACGTCATTGCGAGGAAAAACTGTAAGTTTTGACGAAGCAATCTTAGGAGTATTACTTCATGAGATTGCCACGCAGCCTACGGCTGCTCGCAATGACGATGAAAACCTAACTACATCCTATCCATAGGCTCTACACCTATCACTTCAAGACCGCTAGCTATAACTTTCTGTATGGCACTTGCAAGAGCAAGGCGTGCTAGTGTTAATTCTTTATTGCTCTCAATTACAAATCTATAATCGCTATTTTCTTTACCGAAATTCCACATAGAATGAAATCTTGAAGCTAAGTTTATTAAATAAAATGCAATGCGGTGCGGTTCAAAATATTTTGCGGATGCTTCTAATGTTTTTGTCCAACTAGCCAAAAGCTTTATTATCTCAATTTCTTCTTCCGATGATAATAAAGATAAATCATACTTACCTTCTTCAAAGTTATTATAAGATTCAGGCATTAATTCTCTAGCTTTTGATAAAATAGATATTGTTCTTACATGTGCATATTGTACATAAAAGATAGGATTTTCTCTTGATTGTTCTTTCACTTTTACTAAATCAAAATCAAGCGGCTTATCATTTTGCCTTGTTAACATCATAAATCTTATGATATCTTTTCCTACCTCATGATTTACATCTTGCACACTAGCAAAGTTCCCAAGACGTTTTGACATTTTAACCGGCACACCATTTTCAACAAAATTGACCAATTGACAGATTTTAACGTCTACTTTAACCTGCTCTTTGCCTAGAGCCTTAACTATTGCCTCAATTCTTTTAACATATCCGCTATGATCGGCACCAAGTACATAAATTAAGTGATTTGCTCCTCTGTCTATTTTATCCTTAGCATATGCAAGATCGGAAGCAAAATACGACCAACTTCCGTCGGCTTTTTCTATAGGGCGATCTTGACTATCACCGTAATTGGTAGATTTAAATAATTTTTGAACTCTATTATCCCATTCCTCATGAACTTTACCTTTAGGAGCAGGGAGCGTTCCTTCATAAATTAGCCCCATACCGGTAAGTAATTTCACCGTTCCCTCTATTTCGCCTTTATCATGCAATGACTGTTCAGAGAAAAATATATCATGTTTAATGCCAAGGTCTGCTAAATCTTTTCTATTTAAATCAAGCATTTTTTCTACGGCAAAATTTTTGACTATTTTGAACCTTTCATTTTCGTTCATCGTTAATAATTTATTGCCGTATTCTTTCGCCAAAATTTGCCCAAGCGGAATTAAATATTCCCCTGGATATAAACCGGCAGGAATAGTAATTTTCTCGCCCAGAGCTTCTCTATAACGTAATAATACCGTACTAACTAAATCATTTATTTGCGAACCTGCATCATTAACATAATATTCTTTTGTAACAGAGTAGCCTACCTTTTGTAAAATTCTTGCTAGCACATCACCATATACCGCGCCTCTTGCATGTCCTATATGCATTGGGCCAGTGGGATTTGCCGAAACATACTCGATGTTAATATTTCTGCTCTTATCTATATCAATTTCAAAAAATTTTTCTTCATGCTGTAAAATATCTTTTATTGATGCTTGCCAGCTTTCGGCTTTTATAGTGAAGTTAATAAAGCCGGGCCCTGCTATTTCTATACTTGCAATATAAGGTAATGTGGTAAGGACTTCTTTAAACTTCAAAGCCACTTCCCTAGGAGAAATACTTTCTTTAGCAGCAATGATCATTGCAATATTACTTGATAAATCACCGTTAAAATTATCTTTCGGAGTTTCAATATTAGCAGTATTTGCTATTTCTTGATTATTATATAATTGCTTGCTTGCCGCAATTATATCTTGTTTCAATTGATTAAATATGTTCATGGTTATTAAATGTTGTTAAAATTCAGCGAACAGAGCTGATTATATTCTTGGATAGCAAAACGGTCAGTCATACCTGCTATATAATCCGCAATGATTCTGGCCTTACTATATGTTTCATTAGAGTCTATTAGCATTTTCCAATTAACCGGTAATAAATTTATATCATCCATATAAACCTTAAACAAACCTTGTACGATTTTAGTACATTTAAGGCTGATTGCCGTAATTTTATTACTTTTATAAACTCGCTCATGTAGAAACTTCTTAGTTTCCTTAATGCGTTCATTAGTTTTTTCCGTAAAATCCACTATCTGATAATTCAAGTTACGTATCTCGTCTATATTAGTAATTTTTTCTTTATTTAAATTTTCTTTTGTTTGCCATAATAAATCAGTAATTAACTCATGTATTAACTTACGTACTACCTCATAAATCAGACAAGAGGAGCTAATATTCTTAAATTTTGTTTTAATCTCAAAAACATGTTGGTCGATATATTTAAGCTCAGCAAGACTATTAAAATCGATAATTTTAGCACCGATACTATCTTCGAGATCATGCGAAATATAGCTAATATCATCGGCAAGTGCTGCTATTTGAGCCTCTGCCGATGCGTAAGTACTCAGTTCTAAATCATTTTGCTTATTATACTCTGCTATATATTCATTTATTTCATCAGTTATAGGACCATTATGTTTTACGATTCCTTCTAAAACTTCCCATGTTAAATTCACTCCGTTATAAGCTGCATATCTTTTTTCAAGCAATGTTAGTATTTTCAAAGATTGAGCATTATGGGAAAAGCCGTTATACTCTTTCATACATTCGTTTAAAGCTCTCTCTCCCGCATGACCGAAAGGCGTATGACCAAGATCGTGAGCAAGTGCTATTGTCTCGGCTAGATCACTTGATAAATTTAAAGTATTGGCAACCGAACGTGCAACAGTCGAAACCTCTAGAGAATGAGTTAGCCTATTTCTATAATGATCACCCTCATGATTAATAAAAACCTGAGTTTTATATTGCAAACGCCTAAAGGCATTGGTATGTATAATGCGATCACGATCACGTTCAAACTCGTTTCTATAAGAGGTCGGGAGTTCCTTATATAATCTTCCCCTACTTTTAAGAGGATCAGAAGCATATGAAGCTAGCATCGTTATCCTTTATTTTGAAAGGCGTTGTGTTGAGGCTACCAAATCGTCATTGCGAGCGAACGTAGAGAGCGTGGCAATCTAGAAAACAGTATAAAATTCCTGAGATTGCCACGTCGAGGCTCTGCCTCTCCTCGCAATGACGATTTGGTAGCCTCAACACAACGCCATCTTGAAAAAATATTCATTATACTATATAATTTACAAGACTTTTACAAGGTAATTTTGGTGACGATAACAATTACGGATAGAGCTTTTGAACGGGTTTACGAGTTAGTAGAGCTAGAAAAAGATAAGAATTTAGTACTGCGTGTTTCGGTTGATAGCGGCGGTTGTTCAGGACTTATGTATAATTATGAACTAGTCTCAAAAGATAATATAGAGCAAGATGATTATGTCATTACTAAACATAATGCTACAATTATTATTGATCCTATCTCTCAAAAATTTATGCTAGATTGTACTTTAGATTTTATAGAGGAACTCGGCAGTTCATATTTCAACGTTAGTAATCCGCAAGCTAAAGCAAAATGCGGCTGTGGTAATTCTTTTTCGGTATAGATATTGTTGCCCATGAAATTCTAAATCGTCATTGCGAGGAGCGAAGCGACGCGGCAATCCAGAAAATAATTAAAAAAATTCTGTAAATCAGAATTTTTAACTGGATTGCTTCGTCGAATTATTATGTAATTCTTCTTGCAATGACGGAAAATCGGTCCACGCAACAAGACCTTGCGAGCTGGGTACTAGATTCCTGCTTTCGCAGGAATGACATCGCAACGTCAAACTTCTAGCAAAATTCATAAACATTTTCTATAATCTAATGTTACTCATTATGTTGAGAGGCAATACCAAGCCCATCAACTTCACCATTATCACCATAAGGAAGGCGGGCTACTTCATTATTATTACCGTTATTATTCTCATCTTCTTCGTCATCTGAAGCGTTACTATCTACGTTAATATAAACATGTTGTTCTTGGGCTTGTTGAGCTATTAAACTTTGTTTTAGTGTTTCAGCTTGAGATTTTCTTAAATTTAGTCCTTGTTTTCCACATTGCTCCGTAGAGAGAATTTCAAGACTTTGAGATTGTCTTATTAAATCATCACATACAAAAACTCCGCAGTCCGAAGTATTATCTTGTTGTAGAATTTGTAAGTCTATTATTTCTACCTCAGAGCAAACCTCAGTAATAAGTTCTATTAAGTCAGGACGATCATTTAACTCCCTACCTAGAGGATCATTATACTTAAATATTACCTTATTTGTATTATTATCTTTACTAATCGCCATACTTACCCAATGCCCATGCCCTGTATTAATAGCCATAAGTACAATTTTATTATTTTTAATTAAATCCTCATGCACTCTTTCTCTAAGTGCATCTCTTACTTGTTCAGGGTGTGCTAAATCAACATGGGTAACTATAGAGAATTTATTTTTGTCTATATTTGCTTCTAATATATTTTTTATATCATCTTCAGTATACCAGTAATCCGGTTTTTGTATATTTTCTACAGTATGAAGTGGGCTGTTTTCCGGTGGCAACGGTGGTGGTTGATGCTGCTGTGTTTGCTGCAGCTGAACTAAAACTTCTTCTTGTTTTTGAGGCTGTATATCATTTTGTTTATTTGTTTCTTTTTGTTCATTAGTCAATTGCTCATTTTGATTTTGTTGTACTTTTGGCCACTCTATGGCTTGCGGCTCCGGCAGTGGTACAAAATTATTTACTAGAGTCTGTGTATCGCTGAAAAATTTTGTTCTGTTAACCTCCTTGGTAAACATACTAAGATCTTCTATTTTGCCTTTTTCAAGCATTGCACGTATAAAAGCAGTATTTTTTGCTATATCCGTATCAAAAGCTTTTAACGCCTTTGATACTAACCCTTGTTTTTCTTTATCATTTTTGTCGACTCTACTTGCAGCTCTCAAATATTCAAGCCCTGCTTTTTGTATTAAATTTAATTGAAATAAAAATTCTGCTACAGATATATGAAGATCTTTTTCTAAAGATATACAAAGTACTTTTGTTTCTCTTTTATTTTTTAAAATACTAAAAATTTCATGCAGAATATTACTACTCTCCTCAATATCGGCTATACTTAAACTTACTTTAAAATATTTCATTGCTTCATGAGTTAACTTGATAGCACTTACATTTTCATTCTTACTTTTATACCATTTCCCGAGTACTAAAAATAAGTCACCTATTTTTTTACAAATATTGCTAGAAATGTACGGAATTGTATCATGACCATAGAGAAAGTTAAAATCTTTATCAACTTCTAGGGTTTTAATATATTCTCTTATTGCTACAAACCAATCTAATTGTGATTCGCTATTTTCATAAATCATTCCTAAATAATAATAAGCATTGGCTTTTATCTCATTTATAGCTATAACAACAACTTCAACTTGCGGTCCCGTAAGTTTATCAAGCCATTCTAAAGCTTCAGTATAATACTTTGTTGTTCCGTTATTTTTTAATTTTATATCTAATAAATTCTCTTCAATTAGGATTTTTTTTGCTTTGTCAACTGCCTCTGTCAGCGGCTGCCACTTTTGCGATTGCGGATAAAGTTTTTTACAAAAAGATAAAGCTTTCCATTGCTGATTTAAGAAATATACATAATTACCTAATATTTCTTGGAAATGAATTTTAGCACTTATATCTTTCGACTCATAAAACTTTCTTATAATTTCTAAAAATGAAGTAACCATGGTTAGGTGATCATCAGAATATTTAATATATATTTCATTAAGCTCTTCTATTTCTTTTAAAGCAGGAAAAAAACTTTCTTCAGTTTCTTGTGCCGGTGATTTATTTAATATTTTTTTTGGCAAATAAGGTTGAATTAATGAATAATTGTTTGAGAACGTGTCTGAATCTAATCCTTGATGTAAATTAAGATTATCAGAAGAAATAAATGGACTTATTATATTATGTTTATTGACTTGAAAGAAATTTATAATAATTTTACCTATAGTTAAAATATTTTCCTTGACTTGATTAGATAAAACTTGTGATAAAATTGGCTTCTGTGTTTCTGATTTTTGCGGTTTTATATATATTTCTTTTATTGTAGCCCATTTATTTTGGCTTGAGTCCTTGACTTGATTTAGGTTCTTGACTTGGTTTAGGTCCTTGGCTTGACTTAAGTCCTTAATATTAAGCGTATCTGAAAAAGGTTTTATACATAGGGACATCAATTTTTTTACTTGTTCAATAATAAGCGGCTCATATAAGTTTTTTTTACTCAAAATATCTTGTAGCTCAAATTTCAACGCAGTAGTCATGATATTTTTCTGTTCCTCAGCAGTTATAGTAGAATTTGTATTGGAAGCAGAATTAGGCAGAACATCTCCTGTGCCTTTGGAAGGGGCAAGTACATACAAATCAGGATGTTTCTGCCCATCTATTACAGTAATATTAGTATTTTTTTCTTCTTCATTCTTACTCTGAGAAATAACCTCTATAGTTGTAGCAAAATTTACGGAAGCAGACTTAGGCAAGACGTCTCCTGTATCTTTGGAAATAGCAAGTACATCCAAGATTTTACGTTGCCATTCATCTATTAGAACAATATTAGCATTTTTTTCTTCTTCATTCTTACTCTGAAAAATAGCCTCGATAT
Protein-coding sequences here:
- the secG gene encoding Protein-export membrane protein SecG, which translates into the protein MIEILLFVHITIAVLLIIVILMQRSGSDGISSISGGNNMGVVSAKTVGNFLTKSTIILTTLFLINAIVLANLSSKKKSDLVSKINEIEENQAENSLPIAK
- a CDS encoding Transposase, giving the protein MIFLGYPEEIRKIIYTTNAVESVNSQLRKVTKNKRVFPNDNAVFKSLYLAIDYMTKKWSMPIPNWNAAMAHFLIKFDERI
- a CDS encoding Transposase; translation: MCKFLKGCIKENITKREITMTQKQNAAMEQAIDLLINNDTDVSILFREDGLLKEITKRLVERALQSEMNNHLGYSKYNQSDAQNSRNGYNTKNLITKNGAVEIEVPRDRNSSFAPSLVAKRQRRLDGFDDKVLSLYAKGMSLSDIKLQLQELYGADVSESLISQITDDIIEDVKLWQSRPLDPVYAIVFFDCLIVKVRQDKRIINKSVYVALGIDLEGRKDILGLWISENEGAKFWLGNFTEMKNRGIQDILIACSDNLNGMSEAIGAVFPKTEHQLCIVHQIRNSLRYVSYKDRKELAGDLKPIYTLAQKKKHFPL
- the parC gene encoding Topoisomerase IV subunit A, giving the protein MKEAKIENIDFGNALSERYLAYALSTIMSRSLPDVRDGLKPVHRRLLYAMLQLRLEPNSGYKKCARVVGDVIGKYHPHGDVAVYDTLVRLAQHFSLRYPLIDGQGNFGSIDGDNAAAMRYTESRMTEICTLLMVDIEKDTVDFRPTYDDSDLEPVIMPASFPNLLANGSEGIAVGMATNIPPHNLHELCDALVHLIDHPKAEISDMMNFIKGPDFPTGGIIIDKAELINAAYSTGRGSFRMRSRWEKEELSYGTYQIVVTEIPYQVQKSKLIEQIAILLKDKKIPLVSNIRDESTDIIRLVIEPRDRGCDPQIVMESLFKLTNLESRIQLNMNVIGSNNVPRVMNILEVLQEFLAHRQNIVTRRSTYLLNKIKHRLEILEGLRIAYLNLDEIIKIIREEDEPKAIMMERFKLTEIQVEAILNTRLRSLRKLEEQEIINEHSNLQKQQAILEEILNNPKELWKIVKKEIKAVQTKFGLNTVIGARRTSFEEVTLTNQVVDITAFITKEPITIICSKMGWVRSLKGHNTDLSTIKYKEGDAEKFIIEAYTTDKILIVSSEGRFFTLLADNISKGKGTGESIKLLVDIGNNDITNILVHKSDQLLLLASSIGKGFLVNSNEVMAQTKTGKQIMNVPDGHTCIACLPVNGDSIACIGESRKLLVFNIDEIPEMKKGQGVTLQKFKNAKLLDIKIFNKEDGLSWNNNGKVKLEKNIIAFLGKRGSTGKLPPMGFHKNNRFSS
- the argS gene encoding Arginyl-tRNA synthetase, producing the protein MNIFNQLKQDIIAASKQLYNNQEIANTANIETPKDNFNGDLSSNIAMIIAAKESISPREVALKFKEVLTTLPYIASIEIAGPGFINFTIKAESWQASIKDILQHEEKFFEIDIDKSRNINIEYVSANPTGPMHIGHARGAVYGDVLARILQKVGYSVTKEYYVNDAGSQINDLVSTVLLRYREALGEKITIPAGLYPGEYLIPLGQILAKEYGNKLLTMNENERFKIVKNFAVEKMLDLNRKDLADLGIKHDIFFSEQSLHDKGEIEGTVKLLTGMGLIYEGTLPAPKGKVHEEWDNRVQKLFKSTNYGDSQDRPIEKADGSWSYFASDLAYAKDKIDRGANHLIYVLGADHSGYVKRIEAIVKALGKEQVKVDVKICQLVNFVENGVPVKMSKRLGNFASVQDVNHEVGKDIIRFMMLTRQNDKPLDFDLVKVKEQSRENPIFYVQYAHVRTISILSKARELMPESYNNFEEGKYDLSLLSSEEEIEIIKLLASWTKTLEASAKYFEPHRIAFYLINLASRFHSMWNFGKENSDYRFVIESNKELTLARLALASAIQKVIASGLEVIGVEPMDRM
- the dgt gene encoding Deoxyguanosinetriphosphate triphosphohydrolase, coding for MLASYASDPLKSRGRLYKELPTSYRNEFERDRDRIIHTNAFRRLQYKTQVFINHEGDHYRNRLTHSLEVSTVARSVANTLNLSSDLAETIALAHDLGHTPFGHAGERALNECMKEYNGFSHNAQSLKILTLLEKRYAAYNGVNLTWEVLEGIVKHNGPITDEINEYIAEYNKQNDLELSTYASAEAQIAALADDISYISHDLEDSIGAKIIDFNSLAELKYIDQHVFEIKTKFKNISSSCLIYEVVRKLIHELITDLLWQTKENLNKEKITNIDEIRNLNYQIVDFTEKTNERIKETKKFLHERVYKSNKITAISLKCTKIVQGLFKVYMDDINLLPVNWKMLIDSNETYSKARIIADYIAGMTDRFAIQEYNQLCSLNFNNI
- the iscA1 gene encoding Iron-sulfur cluster assembly accessory protein, which gives rise to MPRRGSASPRNDDLVASTQRHLEKIFIILYNLQDFYKVILVTITITDRAFERVYELVELEKDKNLVLRVSVDSGGCSGLMYNYELVSKDNIEQDDYVITKHNATIIIDPISQKFMLDCTLDFIEELGSSYFNVSNPQAKAKCGCGNSFSV